In the Tenuifilum sp. 4138str genome, TTCGCAAATTGCTGACCAAATTCCCTCGCACCTTCAGCTTTTCATGGGGGTTATGGGTGGTTCGCTTGGCGAAATATCAGCCTTGGCTCTACTCATAGGTTTTGCGTGGTTACTCTATAAAAAGGTGATAACCTGGCATATTCCAATATCTATTTTCACAACCATTTTTGTTTTCACGGGTATCCTATGGCTAATAAACCCTGAACTGAATGCCGACCCAATTTTTCACTTGGTTACCGGAGGTGTAATGATTGGTGCCATATACATGGCAACCGATTATGTTACCTCGCCCATGCACCCAAAAGGAATGCTGATTTTTGGTATTGGTATAGGGTTGTTAACAGTGATTATAAGGGTATGGGGAGCATACCCTGAGGGCGTTTCGTTTGCCATTCTAATCATGAACGCCTTTGTGCCATTAATCAACCGATATGTTAAACCTAAACGTTTTGGAGAGGAGGTAAAGCGCAATGGCTAAGGTGGAATCGAATTTCAAGAATATGGCGGCTACCCTGCTGGTTATTACCCTGGTAGCTTCTGCGGCGCTTGGCCTGGTTTACCAATCAACCAAGGAGCCAATTGCCCTTGCACAGCAGGCAAAAATAAATAATGCCATTAAGGCTGTACTCCCCGAGTTTGATAATCAACCCGGAAACGAGGCTTACAGTGTTGCTGTTGATGGTGGCGAACTTACCTTTTATCCGGCTACAAAGGAAGGGCAACCTGTAGGAACAGCAGTAAAAACCTTTAGCAACAATGGTTTTGCTGGTTTAATTGAGCTCATGGTTGGTTTCCTTCCCGATGGAACCATTAATAAGATTGCTGTTATCTCACACAAGGAAACACCCGGTTTGGGCGACAAAATTGAACCCCAAAAATCGGAATTTAGCCTTCAGTTCGAGGGTAAAAGTCCCGAGGATTTTAAGCTAATGGTAAAAAAAGATGGGGGAGATGTAGATGCAATAACAGCTTCAACAATCACTTCGAGAGCATATTGCGATGCCCTTACTCGTGCCTATAATGAACTTAAGAAAGGAGGTGTACAATGAGTAAAGTTGCCCAATTCACAAAAGGAATACTCAGAGAGAACCCAATATTTGTTTTGGTTCTTGGAATGTGTCCCACCTTGGCTACTACTTCATCGGCCTTCAATGGTATGGGGATGGGCCTTGCTACTACTTTTGTTTTGTTAAGCTCAAATGTTGTGATTTCTGCCATTGCCCGATTTATCCCTGATAAGGTACGTATCCCTTCCTACATAGTTGTTATTGCAACATTTGTTACCATTGTCGATTTAGTTATGCAGGCTTATGCAACCAAACTTTATGAGAACTTGGGAATATTTATCCCACTAATAGTAGTGAACTGCATAGTGCTGGGAAGAGCTGAAGCATTTGCCAATAAGAATACAATTTTTGATTCATTTTTGGATGGGTTAGGTATGGGGGTTGGCTTTACTTTTGCTCTAACTTTGCTTGGTGGCGTTAGAGAAATTCTGGGGAACTTTTCAATTTTTGGATTACCAATCATTCCAAAAGAACCGATTTGGCCTAAAGAAGTTTTCTTTCACGACCCTATATTAGTATTTGTCTTAGCTCCTGGGGCATTTATTGCTCTTGCATATTTGATTGCTATTTTTAATCGACTCAAGAAATAGGAGGAAAAACTATGGAATATTTAATAATTATAATTGCCGCCATATTTGTAAACAACGTTGTTCTGTCGCAATTCCTTGGCATTTGTCCTTTTCTTGGGGTATCCTCAAAGATAAGTACCTCAGCAGGAATGGCTGGAGCTGTAACTTTTGTAATGGTGCTAGCAACCATTGTTACATTTTTATTGCAACATTATGTGCTAAATCCCTTAGGGATTGGCTTTATGCAAACCATTGTTTTTATTTTGGTCATTGCATCGCTGGTGCAAATGGTGGAGATTATGCTGAAAAAGCTGAGCCCTGCATTATACCAGGCCCTAGGTATATTTCTTCCCCTTATCACTACAAACTGTGCTGTGCTTGGTGTAGCCATTCTAGTAATAAAGAAGAATTTTAACTTAATGGAAGGAGTGGTTTTTGCTGGCGCCAGCGCAATAGGTTTTGGTTTAGCTCTTGTAGTTTTAGCTGGGATAAGGGAACATCTTGATTTAGCAAACGTTCCTAAAGGGATGAAGGGTGTTCCCATTGCTCTACTCACCGCAGGTATTCTTGCTCTGGCCTTTATGGGCTTTGCAGGCATTGTTAAGTAGAATCGTTTATTTTTTTGACAATAAATTAAAGGCTGCCTTATTTGGGGCAGCCTTTATGATTTCTACTTTATTGCTTCCTTGGCTTTGGCTAACGCTTTGTCCAATCCATCGGGGTTTTTACCTCCAGCTGTGGCAAAGAATGGTTGTCCGCCACCGCCACCTTGGATTTCCTTTGCGGCTTCCTTAACAATAGCAGCTGCATTTAGGCCATGCTTCTCAACAAGCGTTTCGTTTATCATAATGGTAAGAAGCGCTTTGCCATCGGCTTCAGAACCCAATACCAGGAAAAGGTTTGGCACCTCATTTTTCAGCTGGAATGCTAAATCTTTTATGGCATCGGCATTACCAATGCTTATGCGCTCGCAAATCAGGTTGATACCATTACGCTCGGTAGCCTTTGCTTTAAGCTCAGCTTTAACCGCTTTTAGTTTTTCGGCTTGTAGGGTATTTAGCTGATCTTTTAGCAGGTTGTTTTCATCAACCAGCTTGGATACAGCCTGAATAACGTTTGGTGGATTGCCAAGAGTTGACTTTACCTGGTTGATTGTATCAATCTGTGAGTAAACAAACTCTTCGGCTTTTTCGCCGGTAATTGCTTCAATACGGCGTACCCCTGCTGCAATTGCTCCCTCCGAAACAATCTTGAAGTAACCAATGTTACCGGTAGCCTTGGTGTGGGTTCCACCGCAAAGCTCAACCGACTCGCCAAACTTAATAACCCTTACATTTTCGCCATACTTTTCGCCAAATAGGGCAATGGCTCCCATTTTTTGAGCCTGTTCCATGGGAACACTTCGGTGTTCATCGAGCTGTATGTTCTGTCGGATAAGCTTGTTAACCCGTTGTTCCACCTTACGTATCTCCTCATCGGTCATTTTTTGGAAGTGTGAGAAGTCGAAACGCAAGTAATCGGGGTGAACCAATGAACCTTTTTGCTCCACATGGGTGCCCAGAATTGCGCGGAGCGCATTGTGAAGCAGGTGTGTAGCTGAGTGGTTATTAGCAGTTCGAATTCGTTTTTCGTAATCAACTGTGGCAAAGAACGACGAGTTGGGGTTTTGAGGCAATCTATCTACAAGATGTATAATAAGGTTGTTCTCCTTAAAGGTGTTAATCACCTTAATGGATTCCGAGTCGCTCTCAAGTAATCCCGAATCGCCCACTTGACCGCCCGATTCAGCGTAAAAAGGAGTGCGGTCGAGCACAACGTGGTACTGCTCTTTCCCCTTGGTTTTAACCGTTCGCATACGGATAATGCGGGCGTCGGTTTTAAGAGTGTCATACCCAACAAACTCAACCTTTTCCGCATTGGTCACGTTAATCCAATCGTCAGCTTCAACTGCAGCGTCAGCTCTGGAGCGTTCCTTTTGGGTAGCCATCTCGGCATCGAACTCTGAGCGGTTAACGCTCAGGTTATGCTCACGCAAAATGAGTTCAGTAAGGTCGAGCGGGAAACCATAGGTATCGTAGAGCACAAAGGCATCCTTACCCGAAATCTCGGTTCTGTTTTCCTTTGCAGCCTTTTCAATAAGCTGCTCAAGCAGCTTGATACCCGTTTCAAGAGTGCGCAGGAATGTTGCCTCCTCCTTGTTAATTACATTGGTGATGAGGGTTTGCTGTGCCTTAAGTTCAGGGTAGTGGTCGCCCATTTGTTCAACCAGAACGGCCACAAGGCTATCGATAAACGGTTCGCGGAAGTTCAGGAATGTGTAACCGTATCGAACCGCCCTACGGAGAATGCGGCGTATTACATACCCAGCCTTGACGTTGGATGGTAGTTGCCCATCGGCAATAGAAAAACTGATTGCCCTGAGGTGGTCAGCAATAACGCGCATGGCCACATCTGCCTTAGGATCAGTCCCATAGGGTATTCCGCACATTTGCGATATACGGTCAATAATTGGCGTGAAAACATCGGTATCGTAGTTGCTCTTTTTGCCCTGAACCACCATGGCCAAACGTTCAAAGCCCATACCCGTATCAACATGCTTGGCCGGAAGTGGCTCTAATGAACCATTGGCTTTACGGTTGAATTGGATGAATACAAGGTTCCAGATTTCAATTACCTGGGGATGCCCCTTATTAACCATTTGCTCACCGGGTATAGCCTTACGCTCATCATCATCGCGTAAATCAATATGAATCTCGGTACAGGGTCCGCAAGGTCCTGTATCGCCCATTTCCCAGAAATTATCCTTTTTATTTCCAAGAAGGATTCTGCCTTCGGGCAGGTGTTTCTTCCAGCACTCAAAAGCCTCAAGGTCGCGCTCAATTCCTTCGTCAGGGCTACCCTCAAATATTGTTGCGTAAAGCCTGTTCTTATCTATTTTAAGTACTTCAACCAGAAACTCCCAGGCCCAATCAATGGCTTCGCGTTTAAAGTAATCGCCAAACGACCAGTTCCCAAGCATCTCAAACATAGTGTGGTGGTAGGTATCATGACCAACCTCCTCCAAATCGTTATGCTTGCCCGATACCCTTAGGCATTTCTGCGAGTTGGCTACTCGGGGATACTTAACCGGTGCGTTGCCAAGGAAAATATCCTTAAACTGGTTCATGCCTGCATTGGTGAACATCAGCGTTGGGTCATCCTTAATTACCATTGGTGCCGAAGGCACAATTTGGTGCGACCTGCCAGCAAAAAAGTCTAAAAATTTCTGACGCAATTCCTTTGAAGTCATAAAAAGTTAGTATTGAAAATGTTAATATTCTCTATTTAACTATTTAAAGTAAAAAAAATGTTCTTTTTACTTGTGTAAAAAATATTTTTACCATAGTTTTGTTGCAGTTTGTCAAAAGTGTGTTACATTGTAACAATTTGTGTTAAAGGACATGGCAAGATTTAAATACCAATTTAACCCCCATACACTCAAATTCGATGTTATTCGAATACCTCTTTACAAACAGTTTGCAAAGATACTAATTCATTTGGGATTTTATGCAGGTGTTTTTTTGGGGTTAGGCTATACGTTTTCTGTTATATACGATACTCCAGTTGAGCAGTCGCTTAAAAGGGCTAATGCTGAGTACGTACTTAAATATGAGTTGGCTCAAAAGCAAATATTTGAGCTGAGCAATGCTTTGGCGGTACTTGAAGCCAAGGACAATAATATTTACCGGGCTATTTTTGAGGCCGATACCATTCCTAACACCATTCGCAGGGGTGGT is a window encoding:
- a CDS encoding RnfABCDGE type electron transport complex subunit G, producing MAKVESNFKNMAATLLVITLVASAALGLVYQSTKEPIALAQQAKINNAIKAVLPEFDNQPGNEAYSVAVDGGELTFYPATKEGQPVGTAVKTFSNNGFAGLIELMVGFLPDGTINKIAVISHKETPGLGDKIEPQKSEFSLQFEGKSPEDFKLMVKKDGGDVDAITASTITSRAYCDALTRAYNELKKGGVQ
- a CDS encoding electron transport complex protein RnfA, which codes for MEYLIIIIAAIFVNNVVLSQFLGICPFLGVSSKISTSAGMAGAVTFVMVLATIVTFLLQHYVLNPLGIGFMQTIVFILVIASLVQMVEIMLKKLSPALYQALGIFLPLITTNCAVLGVAILVIKKNFNLMEGVVFAGASAIGFGLALVVLAGIREHLDLANVPKGMKGVPIALLTAGILALAFMGFAGIVK
- the alaS gene encoding alanine--tRNA ligase, with the translated sequence MTSKELRQKFLDFFAGRSHQIVPSAPMVIKDDPTLMFTNAGMNQFKDIFLGNAPVKYPRVANSQKCLRVSGKHNDLEEVGHDTYHHTMFEMLGNWSFGDYFKREAIDWAWEFLVEVLKIDKNRLYATIFEGSPDEGIERDLEAFECWKKHLPEGRILLGNKKDNFWEMGDTGPCGPCTEIHIDLRDDDERKAIPGEQMVNKGHPQVIEIWNLVFIQFNRKANGSLEPLPAKHVDTGMGFERLAMVVQGKKSNYDTDVFTPIIDRISQMCGIPYGTDPKADVAMRVIADHLRAISFSIADGQLPSNVKAGYVIRRILRRAVRYGYTFLNFREPFIDSLVAVLVEQMGDHYPELKAQQTLITNVINKEEATFLRTLETGIKLLEQLIEKAAKENRTEISGKDAFVLYDTYGFPLDLTELILREHNLSVNRSEFDAEMATQKERSRADAAVEADDWINVTNAEKVEFVGYDTLKTDARIIRMRTVKTKGKEQYHVVLDRTPFYAESGGQVGDSGLLESDSESIKVINTFKENNLIIHLVDRLPQNPNSSFFATVDYEKRIRTANNHSATHLLHNALRAILGTHVEQKGSLVHPDYLRFDFSHFQKMTDEEIRKVEQRVNKLIRQNIQLDEHRSVPMEQAQKMGAIALFGEKYGENVRVIKFGESVELCGGTHTKATGNIGYFKIVSEGAIAAGVRRIEAITGEKAEEFVYSQIDTINQVKSTLGNPPNVIQAVSKLVDENNLLKDQLNTLQAEKLKAVKAELKAKATERNGINLICERISIGNADAIKDLAFQLKNEVPNLFLVLGSEADGKALLTIMINETLVEKHGLNAAAIVKEAAKEIQGGGGGQPFFATAGGKNPDGLDKALAKAKEAIK
- the rsxE gene encoding electron transport complex subunit RsxE, which encodes MSKVAQFTKGILRENPIFVLVLGMCPTLATTSSAFNGMGMGLATTFVLLSSNVVISAIARFIPDKVRIPSYIVVIATFVTIVDLVMQAYATKLYENLGIFIPLIVVNCIVLGRAEAFANKNTIFDSFLDGLGMGVGFTFALTLLGGVREILGNFSIFGLPIIPKEPIWPKEVFFHDPILVFVLAPGAFIALAYLIAIFNRLKK